The genome window TGTTGTGAAATCATGGGAAAATTTGAGAAGATTTCAACTTTCAGGTGCTGAGGGAGTCAGATATATCAACTTCTTGTTAGAATGTGGTTGTGGGAATGATATTGGTGATGAAAACCTGAGAAGCTTGGTAAGAACGTTGCCAATGCCATCAAATATTTCTCaccaaatgaaatgaaactgaaaatggGCTAATAGTGGTTGAACCAAATTAAGTTAAGTGATGATGATATGTGATGACAGCTGCTCCTGCTTATGTCTTAAATTACCAGCCATTAAAATTCGAATTGGCCTGGTTCTAATTGAAGCAGAAATGTAAGTTGTATCATTGTTTCATTATTCTGTTCTTATTATTTCTTACGTAGGCAATTCTCTCAGATCTGTCTTCATAtgaaaaacccagaaaatcaTATCTCTGCTCATAAGCAAAGCTGAGTATTCTGCAACTTAATTTTTAGGCCGAATGATAACACCCTTGATAACAAGTCCTCTATTCCATTTCCCACTATCATATTCATACATCGAAAACTCCATGTCACCAGGTATTTCGGGTGATGCTCTAAACTCGCCAACCAAAATCTCTTTCCATTGCTCTCTTGGGATTTCCTTCAACTTAACTTCATGCCATTGTTTGCTACCATCTGGAAGAGTGAGACTGACATTCACTGGAACATCCCATCCATCAGCTGAAGCTTTCAGCTTGACCACAAACGCAACTTCATACAGAGTTCCTGGTGACAGCTTTGTAGTCTCAAATTGTCCATGCACTTCTAGCCAACATTCATTAATCATTTCAGCAGCATCAATGAAGACACCACTGCAATGAAACCTGAGTTAGGATTGAGAGTACTGATAGCattttatgattattatttaattattattattttttgtgtatattgCGTTTATCTGtttcaacttcaataggaCTGGAGAAACTGAGAAACCAATAAGTTATGTATTGAAGTTTTTGGTACCTGGTTTCTTGCAGGGAGGGCCAGAGCCAGTTACGATCATCTTCAGCCCAAGAGATCGAGAGATCCCTTGCATACACCATAAAGCAGTTGTTGGACTTCTTGTCAACCCAATACTTCTGCAATAACAGAATAATGACATAACCAAAGATGGTTGGTTTCTAAGTTCACTTACAACTACAAGTTTCCCGtctttaaatcaaattaaaagccccatatattttgatttggagCTGAATTTCGGCACGAACTGGAACATCACATTTCACAAGACAAAACTAAATCATCTGAGCATAGTGTTTGAATTTCAGATGCTGGGGTTACCTTTCTCTTTTGGTTTAAGATTATTCCAGCACGGAGCTGTTCAAGAAGGTTTTCCACTGAGGATTTGTTGATGGGTGAGTCAGCATCTCTCAAAATAGCTTCATGGTTGTGTGGAAGCGGCGGtgggggagggggaggaggCGGCggtggcggcggcggcggtGGCGGCGGCCGGGGAGGAGGCGGGGGAGGCGGCGGCGGCggtggaggaggaggcggTGGGGGAGGAGGCCGCAGCGGTGGGGGAGGAGGAGGCGGAGGTGGTGggggaggaggtggtggtggggaaGGAGTCCTCCGTCGTCTTGAGGACCGACCGCCCATCTCTTCAATACACTTCTTCCATCCAATGCTTAGTTTTTACTTATACCGATAGAAAAACAAGGCTTGGTTGGTCATTTACATGGCATGCATATAAACCTATGATTTTCATAGCATTCTGTAACACGCTGAGGCCCAATTTAGTTTACGGAACAAATTTGAGAGCAAATCATTTCTCATGTCATTTTCTAAAAGATAGGAAATGGAAACTTCTTttcccacgtttggtaatACGGGGAAAGTAACTGggagatatcactttatttcttttcccatgtttgttttgaataggaatggaaaacaaagtttatataaattttcaattatacccatattaaatcaaataaaaaaaaaagaatgcatttaatgatatattgtaattctaaattgttaatggggacaaaatggtcatgaaaaatgtttatttaatattggctcattttcccaaactttcccataaggaggaaaaacaaaactcaagttTGGAGgatggcttcactttcccccctACTTTTACATGGGCCAATCAACGATTTTCCATGcttggacttaccaaacatgggaaagtaaTTGATTTCCCATTCCCAAATCTCCTTTCTATGAACTTCCCATCCACAAATCTCCTTTTCATGAACCAAACAGGGCCTAAAGGTTTAGATGAGATTGAAGGTGCTTGCTACCCAAGAAAGATGTCCTgtgaacttttatttattttttctttagttgTCAGTTTCTCATGCATGCTCATGTCAAGCATGAAATAGCAACAACTGGGTTGGAAAATACTTTGGAATATCAGTAACTGCCTTTATTCCATAGGGTaaacttttgtttgtttatcatatatatatatatatatatattccattctgctgaaaaaaaaaaaaaaagggctttTATTCTAAGATATAAATATTCCTTTTTACAAAGTAATATTTGTAAGTGGTCACATGATCATCTTAATTTACTTGGGACAATCGATCAAAAGCTCCCTTTACTGATTTGAACTTGTACACTATATTTGAAGGCCTTTTCCTTCATATCCGCTGGAATTGATATTGAAGAATATTGAGCAACCTTCATGCAGGCTTTACGAGtctgagaaagaaaaatcttaaaatGTTGCCGATGAATAGGTAGGAATTATTTGAATAGAAAGCACTTtggtatatatgtataaatgcCTAAATTCAAGATTCATTACATAGGGAGACAAGTTTCTGCTGCTGACTAAAATCCCTGCAGTTGAAAAGGTTGTCACTAAATTCCTCTGTTCTTGTAGCGTCTCAAATACCAGAGTGGAACATTCCAAAGAGAGAGGCTTAATCAACCCAACTCATGAACCAAGTTTTAGATGGtcaaaattagtttgtttaaTTAGTCTTACTCAAACTAACTAAATAAATTAGTTGCAATATATTATCTGTGAGACTTTGAACTTCGATTGACTTGAGTTAATTGTTCTCACATATTTGTATAGGAAAAGTATATCAGAAACAAAATTGGAAGATATCTTCATGCAGACCGGTTTGCATTTACCTACATGGACCGTTGGAATCGCATTCATGCATGAGGAATGTCTTAATAACCTATACTAAATAAGTGTCTCTTCACATGTGGGAGTTATCTTGGTTCAAGAATAAACTTATGGAGAGTCTTTTCATCTCTGTGAGTTATGAAGAGAAATAATATGAAGTGGGCATCATATATGcaacaaattatttttgttctcaAGCACAAGTCAGGTGCCTTGAACGGAGTAGCAGATGCTCTGAACAGGAGAACAAACTTTCTCATCACCATGAAGAACcatgttttgggttttaattcTATACGTGATTTGTTATCTACTGACCCATACTTTGCCCCTATTTTTCGTGATGTGGAAGCAGGCCTACGCTTTGATTTTATCATATCAGATTCATACATGatggttttttatttcaagGGAATCAGTTCTGCATTCCAGATTCTAGTTTGCGTTTGGATATTATTAGTGAATTGCACAATGAAGGGCATATGGGGCGAGACAAGACATTGCAGTCGGTGATGGCATCTTATTTTTGGCCAATTTTACAGCGTGAGTTTACCAGATTTGTCGAAGGTTGCAGGGTGGTGTGGGAACTAATGCAGGATTGTATATGCCATTGCCAGATCAATCATGGGTACATGTCAGTATGGACTTCGTCTTGGGGCTTCCTCAACTTCTAGCATTTAGCACATAATCTAGTGCTTCACCAACAGTCAAcgtagtttttttttagtgataTTTCAACTTCACTCAcgtttttccatttttttaattaaaaaataagtatgCTCATAGATTTGAGCTGAAGTAATGAGAGAAGGCAAACAAAAATGATTACTTCTCAACGTGTAGCTAAGTGATTTGAGAACGTTCATTTCTCATTCattatggcttggttttttttttttttttttgcgaaAGCATTATGGCTTGtattagaaataaataaaaatttgatttcgTCTAATGTAACACAAAAGTTATAATATATAGTGAAGTAAAAATTCATCCAATCAGACCAccgtttgtatttttttttttttttaaaaaaatttcaggtGAAGTGTTGGAATGAACACAGGTTGACGTCTCCATGCTCATTAACACTGTATTGAGCATTTCTCTGTAAATTCATTCATGTGAACTTTTGTTCGTGTTCTGCTTTTGTTTGGTGATAAATCTTTCATTTTCCAATAGTGAGTTGGTTTTCATGTACAAGGAAACTTTTACATACCTTCTCAATACGTGTCAGTTACCCAAATCGACTAATTTCATCGATCAAATATCCCAACCATCCAGAGCCACATCTTCTACAGAATTACAAAACTAGGATACTTGCTAGTTCGTTTAGTTAACAGGGCAATTCGCATCTGCCAAGATTTTACCGATAAGAAAAGCCAGAACTTACTAAGCTTTTGTCAGTAACcttgaaacaaacaaaaaaaatttgttcgTACTCAGAAGGCTTAATAGATACAATTTACATGCCCTCACAATTTCCTAACTTTTTGAGTTGCACCAAGTTTTTTCGGAGACGACgtggaggatgatgaagacaaCCCAGAGAGGTTCAACTCAGCCTTGTCCTTGTTAAAGGCCTTGTGTACTTCCTCCTTAAGCTCCATGAAACGCATCCTCTTTATTTTCTGCTCATCAGAGGTGCCCATCTCAAGGTAGAACAAATCAGGAAGGTCGTCCTCAATGAACTTATCCAGGACTTCCGAGCAATGAGGGAAATAGCATCTACCCAAATCGACTGCCACAATATGACAAGAAGGCTCAGAAGAGCATAACCATGATAGTATGAACTTTTTATTCTTTCGACCAAGACGTGGCTAATTTTAAGTCTTGCTAACTTGGATATGAATTCTAATAACCATAAGttcactgaaaaaaaaaataaaaaaaatcaaccaacACTCTGCAATTCAACCAGAATATAGATAAAAGCATGCATTTACCTGTTTTCATTAGGGCTTCCAACCTAGAATGGAGTCTTTTGTTCTGCACAGTGGGAGTCTCATTTAAATCAACCTCCATCAAATTCCCACTTGAGCCTTTTGATGAAGAGCGCCCAGCAAACTCAGAGGTTGTCTCAGCATGGGCAATGACCATAGCTAGCTTGGCTTCAGCCGGGAATAACAATCGCGCAAATGCCACTGCAATAAATAATTCAATTTAGGTCTTATCTAACAAGTGAAAGATATCATGTCATAAACTCAGAGGCACACTAAAccaatcaaaagaagaaatacGAAAGGAAAAAGGTTGAAATTCAGAAGGCTACATGTCCACACCCAAAGTCTAAAGAGATGACTTTGCAAACTAGAACGGAAAGAATATAATAGCCTGGATAAAGCTATATGTTTTATGTCAACCGCACATTGATATATGCCATAGGAAGGGTAATGGACCGAAgcaaaaatatcaatatgtgCCCTTGACATGAGGCTCAATAATCAACTTGTACTATGAAGATAACAAGAGGATATATACCTCCTTTTGGTAGGTAGCACTCCGATGCAGGAAAAATATAACTTGCAACAAGAGAGTAATTactaaaagataaaagaaacaaTTCATTGGTTTAAGATCTCAAAGCAAATATTATGTTTCCTTCCTGGGAGTAAAAAACAGAAGAGTTTCTGGAGAAAAAACCTAGTGACTATCAACTGCCACCACTATGCCTTTACTAATCAATTGGGAAGGTCTTAGAAATGTTACCTCTATTCTCCAGGTTCAGCAATTTCATGTGCAGATCATCAGGCATTATTTGGGAAGATATTGATGTAACTCCAGCCATCGGATTCCTACGCATTTCCCTCTCTAGAACATCAATGCATATTCGGTCCTTGTTTGCTTCTTGCCCCTGCTCTGTTTTTG of Prunus dulcis chromosome 4, ALMONDv2, whole genome shotgun sequence contains these proteins:
- the LOC117625182 gene encoding protein PHLOEM PROTEIN 2-LIKE A1-like — translated: MGGRSSRRRRTPSPPPPPPPPPPPPPPPPLRPPPPPPPPPPPPPPPPPPPRPPPPPPPPPPPPPPPPPPLPHNHEAILRDADSPINKSSVENLLEQLRAGIILNQKRKKYWVDKKSNNCFMVYARDLSISWAEDDRNWLWPSLQETSGVFIDAAEMINECWLEVHGQFETTKLSPGTLYEVAFVVKLKASADGWDVPVNVSLTLPDGSKQWHEVKLKEIPREQWKEILVGEFRASPEIPGDMEFSMYEYDSGKWNRGLVIKGVIIRPKN